One part of the bacterium genome encodes these proteins:
- a CDS encoding ABC transporter permease — translation MPSSTRAYGTSYLARSVRLLAQIPAAWIGAAIVIFLILLALFGPAAAPFDPLRISVADKLLPPSPRHWFGTDDLGRDLLSRVMTGARISLSVSAMVLAIAMTLGVGLGLIAGSAGGWADEAIMRTTDVFLAFPRLVLAIAIAATLGPGLYNAMVAIALSWWPWYTRLVRGQLLSLRQQEFVLAAVSVGTGGSRILLRHLLPNVGTTVVIQASIDVGYAILATAGLSFIGLGAQPPTPEWGAIIAQARSYMVDAWWYPTFPGVAIFLAVLGFNLLGDAVRDAFDPRLRSLR, via the coding sequence ATGCCTTCATCGACCCGCGCATACGGTACTAGTTATCTTGCGCGGTCGGTTCGGCTCCTTGCCCAGATTCCCGCGGCGTGGATCGGGGCCGCCATCGTCATCTTTCTCATTCTGTTGGCGCTGTTCGGCCCGGCGGCGGCGCCGTTTGATCCTCTGCGCATCTCCGTCGCCGACAAGCTCCTTCCACCGTCGCCACGCCATTGGTTTGGGACCGACGACCTGGGCCGGGATCTGCTGAGCCGCGTAATGACCGGTGCGCGCATTTCGCTCAGCGTCAGCGCGATGGTGCTGGCGATCGCAATGACCCTGGGCGTCGGGTTGGGCTTGATCGCCGGGTCGGCGGGGGGCTGGGCGGACGAAGCGATCATGCGCACCACCGACGTCTTCCTGGCGTTCCCGCGGCTTGTGCTGGCGATCGCGATTGCCGCGACGCTCGGGCCGGGCTTGTACAACGCGATGGTCGCGATCGCGCTCTCCTGGTGGCCGTGGTACACACGCCTCGTTCGCGGGCAGCTCCTTTCGCTGCGGCAGCAAGAATTCGTCCTCGCAGCGGTCTCCGTCGGGACGGGCGGCAGCCGCATCCTCCTCCGCCATCTCCTGCCAAACGTCGGGACGACCGTCGTGATTCAGGCCTCGATCGATGTCGGGTATGCGATTCTCGCAACGGCAGGCTTGAGCTTTATCGGGCTGGGCGCTCAACCGCCGACACCCGAATGGGGGGCGATTATCGCTCAGGCGCGCAGCTATATGGTCGACGCGTGGTGGTATCCGACGTTTCCTGGGGTGGCGATCTTCCTGGCGGTATTGGGGTTCAACTTGCTGGGGGACGCGGTCCGTGATGCCTTTGATCCGAGGCTTCGATCGCTGCGCTAA
- a CDS encoding glucose 1-dehydrogenase: MRLRDRVAVITGSSMGIGEAIAWAFAREGARIVVNSRSQDRGERVARALREEGHDAVAIAGDVRDQSFADRMMATAQQRWNRLDVLVNNAGTSMIGPSEALPEEGWRLTIDTNLTGAFFCAQAAARVMIPQRSGVILNISSILGEVGLPKRAAYCASKHGLIGLTKVLAAEWARHGIRVVSIDPAYIKTPMDERDQGSGDYTNADIERRTPAGRFGTAEEVARVAAFLGSDDASYITGSCVTVDGGWVAYGGW, encoded by the coding sequence ATGCGGCTGCGCGACCGTGTCGCGGTTATTACCGGGTCAAGCATGGGGATCGGCGAAGCAATCGCTTGGGCGTTCGCCCGCGAGGGCGCACGCATCGTCGTCAACTCTCGCTCCCAAGATCGGGGAGAACGGGTCGCCCGCGCTCTCCGGGAAGAAGGACACGATGCAGTCGCTATCGCGGGCGACGTACGCGACCAATCGTTCGCGGACCGCATGATGGCGACGGCTCAGCAGCGGTGGAATCGCTTGGACGTCCTCGTCAATAATGCCGGCACGTCGATGATCGGTCCGTCCGAGGCGCTGCCGGAGGAAGGTTGGCGGCTCACGATTGACACAAACTTGACCGGGGCGTTTTTCTGTGCCCAGGCTGCCGCGCGGGTGATGATCCCCCAACGAAGCGGCGTCATCCTCAACATCTCCTCGATTCTGGGAGAGGTAGGCCTGCCGAAGCGTGCAGCTTACTGCGCCAGCAAACACGGCCTGATCGGACTGACTAAGGTGCTTGCTGCAGAGTGGGCACGTCATGGGATTCGAGTGGTGAGCATCGATCCAGCGTACATCAAGACGCCGATGGATGAACGCGACCAGGGGTCCGGGGACTACACGAACGCCGATATCGAGCGGCGAACCCCGGCGGGACGCTTCGGGACCGCCGAAGAGGTTGCTAGAGTTGCTGCATTCCTCGGGTCCGACGACGCCAGCTACATCACGGGGTCATGTGTGACGGTAGACGGCGGCTGGGTTGCGTACGGCGGGTGGTAG
- a CDS encoding glucose 1-dehydrogenase: MFSLTGKACVVTGASRGIGRAIALAFAEQGADLVLSARSRDGLEEVGRLIEARGRRAVIQITDVTVLDQLGAAAETAVARLGKIDVWVNNAGGFTEAPGSTSEWLEVTETGWEQMLRLNLTAQVFGAQAAARVMRRQASGGVILFLSSIDSLYAAPGGEGIYGACKAALNNITQTMAVELGQHRIRVNAIAPAVVETPLTAAWLAKDADRRDRAAFYPLRRVGQPADVAAAAVYLASDEAAWVSGTVLLVSGGAVMTSDPYRYLMRVNHAADR, translated from the coding sequence ATGTTTTCGCTGACGGGCAAGGCCTGTGTGGTGACGGGGGCGAGCCGGGGAATCGGCCGCGCGATCGCGTTGGCCTTCGCCGAGCAGGGCGCCGATCTTGTCCTGTCCGCCCGGAGCCGCGATGGCCTCGAGGAGGTGGGGCGCCTGATCGAAGCGCGGGGGCGGCGGGCGGTAATCCAGATTACGGATGTTACCGTTTTAGACCAGCTGGGCGCCGCGGCCGAGACCGCGGTTGCCCGCCTTGGAAAGATCGATGTTTGGGTCAACAACGCCGGGGGCTTTACCGAGGCCCCAGGAAGCACGAGCGAATGGCTTGAGGTGACCGAGACGGGGTGGGAGCAGATGCTTCGGTTGAACCTCACGGCGCAGGTGTTTGGGGCCCAGGCTGCGGCACGGGTGATGCGGCGGCAGGCCTCAGGGGGGGTCATTCTCTTTCTCTCCTCGATTGACAGCCTCTACGCTGCTCCGGGCGGCGAGGGCATCTACGGCGCCTGCAAGGCGGCGCTCAACAACATTACGCAGACGATGGCCGTTGAACTCGGGCAGCACCGGATCCGCGTGAACGCGATTGCGCCCGCGGTCGTCGAGACACCGCTTACCGCGGCGTGGCTCGCCAAGGACGCGGATCGGCGCGATCGTGCGGCATTCTACCCGCTGCGCCGAGTCGGTCAGCCCGCCGACGTTGCCGCCGCCGCTGTCTACCTTGCATCCGATGAAGCGGCCTGGGTGTCGGGAACGGTGCTCCTCGTTTCGGGCGGCGCGGTGATGACCAGCGATCCGTACCGGTACCTGATGCGGGTGAATCACGCCGCTGACCGGTAG
- a CDS encoding solute carrier family 23 protein — MATNTVPGEHEAIYYPEDRLPWLQTTFLGIQHVMAMFGATVLVPLILGFNVNTVLFFSGVATLIFLAMTGGKIPSYLGSSFSFIGSVLAIQGGAGHNQSLAFGGIFIAGALYFLVGVVVHKAGAEVIRFFMPPVVTGTVVAVIGLALAGVAWANYSKGLFTASITLLAAVLASVYLRGFLRLLPILVGIIVGYLVAVVDPSCAAASAGCHVNFGLVTGAQWFGHPQFSFPPQFSVRALSLFWFIPIVLIAENAGHIYAISGLMKRDLSGSLGRAFMGDGVGTMLSALFGGTGETTYAENIGVMGVTRVFSIPVYIVAAVAALLLGFIPKFGALVDSIPVSVLGGIELYLFGLIAAIGGKIWVDGRVDFSNRANLATAAIPLILAAGGASIKHGAFELNNLGLGALGAIILYQILRPGMADRGTSSAPPGVPAAASKR; from the coding sequence ATGGCCACAAACACCGTTCCCGGGGAACACGAAGCCATCTACTATCCAGAAGATCGCCTGCCTTGGCTCCAAACGACCTTCCTCGGCATCCAGCATGTCATGGCCATGTTCGGGGCCACGGTGCTGGTACCGCTTATCCTCGGATTCAACGTGAACACCGTGCTCTTCTTCAGTGGCGTGGCCACCCTGATCTTCCTCGCCATGACCGGGGGCAAGATCCCGAGCTACCTCGGGTCTTCCTTCTCCTTCATCGGATCGGTCCTCGCCATTCAGGGTGGTGCCGGGCACAATCAATCGCTCGCCTTCGGCGGGATTTTCATCGCGGGCGCGCTGTACTTTCTCGTCGGAGTGGTGGTCCACAAGGCCGGGGCTGAGGTCATCCGCTTTTTCATGCCTCCGGTCGTCACCGGCACGGTCGTCGCGGTGATCGGCCTTGCCCTCGCGGGCGTCGCCTGGGCAAACTACTCCAAAGGCCTCTTCACCGCATCGATCACGCTGCTCGCCGCCGTACTGGCGAGCGTCTATCTCCGCGGGTTCCTCCGGCTCCTGCCGATTCTTGTCGGGATCATTGTCGGCTATCTGGTTGCGGTGGTCGATCCGTCCTGCGCCGCGGCGTCGGCGGGCTGCCATGTCAACTTTGGCCTGGTGACCGGGGCGCAGTGGTTTGGCCACCCCCAGTTTAGTTTCCCCCCGCAGTTCAGCGTGAGGGCACTGAGCCTGTTCTGGTTCATTCCCATTGTCCTCATCGCGGAAAATGCCGGTCACATCTATGCCATCAGCGGCTTGATGAAACGGGACCTGAGCGGGTCCCTCGGTCGGGCCTTCATGGGGGACGGGGTCGGAACGATGCTCAGTGCGCTCTTCGGGGGCACCGGAGAGACCACCTACGCGGAGAACATCGGAGTCATGGGCGTCACGCGGGTGTTCTCGATTCCGGTATACATCGTCGCTGCCGTGGCGGCGCTGCTGCTCGGGTTTATCCCAAAGTTTGGCGCTTTGGTCGACAGCATTCCGGTGAGCGTGCTCGGGGGCATCGAATTATACCTGTTTGGACTCATCGCCGCGATCGGAGGCAAGATTTGGGTGGACGGTCGCGTAGACTTCTCCAACCGGGCCAACCTCGCCACCGCGGCGATTCCGCTCATCCTGGCGGCGGGCGGAGCAAGCATCAAGCACGGCGCCTTCGAGCTCAACAATCTGGGACTGGGCGCCCTCGGGGCGATTATCCTCTACCAGATCCTGAGGCCTGGCATGGCCGACCGCGGGACGTCCAGCGCCCCCCCAGGCGTCCCGGCGGCCGCGAGCAAGCGGTAG
- a CDS encoding M28 family peptidase, whose translation MIDLKLISPSHLVEYHRTIAKWTRLSGTAEERAAAAYVEGQLREFGYTTQILVHDAYISLPGPATLRMTAPESREIFCITHSMGVKTDPSGVIGELVYVGKGTPDEYARAGAKGKVALVDDMATPEQAVEGTRAGVRGLIFISGRHAHEMCVSPIWGNPAASTIQALPRIPLLSVHRADGEMLRELCAKARVDVHMTAAVETKWTNTPIVIADLRPGHSEADPEQFVLFSGHLDGWHLGAMDNGSANATMLEVARVLASRRADFRRGLRLAFWSGHSHGRYSSSAWYVDHHWFDLAEHCVAHVNIDSVGGIAADRFVTNSMPETLELGAWAVRQVAQAELNGKRVGRDSDQSFLGVGIPSILGSLSHQTDGSLGWWWHTPHDTVDKIDPVRLVRDAKIFALVVDRWLSGELLPLNALAGAADLRASLEGLAREAGSAFDLSAATAAAVGLEDACGRLQQVSASAAGVRAREINACLLALCRTLIPATYTSAGRFSHDPALDNEFLPRLAAARRLASLPRESDAARFLLVDLVRGRNAVIAALREARAAVERCLARVS comes from the coding sequence GTGATCGACCTGAAGCTCATCTCTCCATCGCACCTCGTCGAATACCATCGAACCATCGCAAAGTGGACGCGCTTGTCCGGCACCGCCGAGGAACGGGCGGCCGCGGCGTATGTGGAAGGCCAGCTCCGGGAGTTTGGATATACCACCCAGATTCTCGTTCACGACGCCTACATCAGCCTCCCCGGCCCCGCGACGCTGCGGATGACTGCCCCGGAGAGCCGGGAAATCTTCTGCATCACGCACTCGATGGGAGTGAAGACGGATCCTTCCGGTGTCATCGGGGAGCTGGTGTACGTCGGCAAGGGCACCCCCGACGAGTACGCCCGTGCGGGGGCCAAGGGGAAGGTGGCCCTGGTGGACGACATGGCGACTCCCGAACAGGCGGTTGAAGGAACCCGAGCGGGGGTGCGGGGTCTGATCTTCATCAGCGGCAGGCACGCCCACGAGATGTGCGTCTCGCCGATCTGGGGGAATCCGGCGGCCAGCACGATCCAGGCGCTTCCCCGCATCCCTCTGCTTTCGGTCCATCGTGCCGACGGAGAGATGCTGCGGGAGTTGTGCGCCAAAGCCCGGGTGGACGTGCACATGACAGCGGCCGTGGAGACCAAGTGGACCAATACCCCGATCGTGATTGCCGACCTTCGCCCCGGGCACTCCGAGGCCGATCCTGAGCAGTTCGTCCTCTTTTCCGGGCACTTGGACGGGTGGCACCTGGGGGCGATGGACAACGGCAGCGCCAACGCCACAATGTTGGAGGTTGCCCGGGTGCTCGCGTCCCGCCGCGCAGATTTTCGCCGCGGCCTGCGGCTGGCATTCTGGTCCGGGCACTCGCACGGGCGGTACTCCTCGTCCGCGTGGTACGTGGACCATCACTGGTTCGACCTCGCTGAGCACTGCGTAGCCCATGTGAATATCGACTCCGTCGGCGGGATCGCCGCCGACCGGTTCGTCACAAACTCCATGCCCGAGACTCTGGAGCTGGGTGCGTGGGCTGTCCGGCAGGTCGCACAAGCCGAACTCAACGGCAAACGCGTCGGACGGGACTCCGACCAGTCGTTCCTCGGCGTGGGCATCCCGTCCATCCTCGGTTCGCTTTCCCATCAAACGGACGGGAGTTTGGGGTGGTGGTGGCACACTCCCCACGACACGGTTGACAAGATCGACCCGGTGCGCCTCGTGCGGGACGCCAAAATCTTTGCCCTGGTGGTGGATCGGTGGCTGAGCGGCGAACTGCTGCCGTTGAACGCGTTGGCCGGTGCCGCGGACCTTCGGGCGAGCCTCGAAGGCCTCGCACGCGAGGCGGGGAGCGCGTTTGATCTCTCAGCCGCCACCGCCGCCGCCGTCGGCTTGGAAGATGCCTGCGGACGGCTCCAACAGGTCTCGGCGAGCGCCGCCGGGGTCCGCGCCCGAGAGATCAACGCCTGTCTTCTGGCACTCTGCCGCACGTTGATTCCCGCGACGTACACCTCCGCCGGTCGGTTTTCACATGACCCGGCCCTCGACAACGAGTTCCTCCCGCGGCTCGCCGCGGCCCGGAGATTGGCCTCGCTCCCACGCGAGAGTGATGCGGCCAGGTTCCTGCTGGTGGACCTCGTGCGGGGCCGGAACGCCGTGATCGCGGCGCTACGCGAAGCCCGCGCTGCGGTGGAGCGCTGCCTTGCGCGGGTGAGTTGA
- the purU gene encoding formyltetrahydrofolate deformylase, translated as MVTRSAPRRTAVLLARGADRKGLVATITGFLYGHGANILHADQHIDPLAGMFFQRIEFAMDEMDLAFTALRDQLGPLMTDLNMDFELFGHEPLPRLAVLVSKLEHCLIDLLLRARAGELRGHIVVVASNHETVRPLTELFSVPFVCLPVTPGLREEQEGKLLTMLAAERVDLVVLARYMQILSARVVQAYPLRIINIHHSFLPAFPGARPYHQAVEHGVKLVGATSHFVTEALDEGPIIEQDVVRVTHRDTVEDLQRKGRDLERLVLARAVRLWLERRVLCYGNKTVVFD; from the coding sequence ATGGTAACCCGCTCTGCCCCCCGGCGAACTGCGGTGCTGCTGGCGCGCGGCGCAGACCGTAAGGGATTGGTGGCCACGATCACCGGGTTTCTCTATGGCCACGGGGCCAACATCTTGCACGCCGACCAGCATATCGATCCCCTTGCTGGTATGTTCTTCCAGCGCATCGAATTTGCAATGGATGAGATGGACCTTGCCTTTACCGCCCTTCGCGACCAACTCGGGCCGCTAATGACGGATCTCAATATGGACTTTGAGCTGTTTGGCCATGAGCCGCTGCCGCGCCTTGCTGTTCTCGTGTCCAAACTGGAGCACTGCCTGATCGACCTCCTGCTCCGCGCGCGGGCCGGGGAGCTCCGCGGTCATATCGTCGTGGTGGCAAGCAACCACGAAACCGTGCGGCCACTGACGGAGCTCTTTAGCGTGCCGTTTGTTTGCCTGCCGGTCACCCCTGGGTTGCGGGAGGAGCAGGAAGGCAAGCTTCTCACAATGCTCGCCGCGGAGCGTGTCGATCTGGTCGTCCTGGCACGATACATGCAGATTCTCAGCGCGCGCGTCGTTCAGGCGTACCCGCTTCGAATCATCAACATCCATCACAGTTTTCTTCCCGCGTTCCCGGGGGCGCGGCCGTACCATCAGGCCGTCGAGCACGGGGTCAAACTTGTCGGAGCCACGAGCCACTTCGTGACGGAGGCGCTCGACGAGGGACCGATCATCGAGCAGGACGTTGTCCGTGTGACCCACCGCGACACGGTCGAAGATCTCCAGCGCAAGGGGCGAGACCTGGAACGACTCGTGCTGGCGCGGGCCGTCCGGCTGTGGCTGGAGCGCCGAGTCCTCTGCTACGGGAACAAGACCGTCGTGTTCGATTGA
- a CDS encoding ABC transporter permease has protein sequence MGAYVLRRLALLPPLLVGVSLLLFSLTHLVPADPAKLIAGEHAGPEQIAAVRHAFGLDRPLPEQYLVYLAKLARGDLGVSMQTDSSVSGDLMQYFPATIELAVSAMVLTILLAVPLGIIAAIRRGSAIDLIAQVLSLSGLSFPIFFFGLLLQLGLSRWLGWFPLSGRLGITALPPSHLTGLYVIDSLATGNLAGLRSALAHLALPSLTLALASLAPTVRMTRSTMLEVLSQDYMRTAWAKGLVPTRIFLRHGLRNALIPIVTVLGLYASGLLGGVFLVELIFNWPGVGLYSVNAITALDYSAIMGTSLLLTVAFVLINLAVDLLYAFIDPRIRY, from the coding sequence TTGGGCGCATACGTTCTCAGGAGGCTCGCCCTGCTCCCGCCCCTCCTGGTGGGGGTGAGCCTCCTTCTCTTTTCCCTCACCCATCTCGTGCCGGCCGACCCTGCCAAGTTGATCGCCGGCGAGCACGCTGGGCCCGAGCAGATTGCGGCCGTGCGCCACGCGTTTGGTTTGGATCGCCCCCTGCCCGAGCAGTACCTGGTGTATCTCGCGAAGCTGGCGCGTGGGGACCTGGGTGTGTCCATGCAGACCGACAGTTCGGTGTCGGGCGATTTGATGCAGTACTTCCCGGCGACGATCGAGCTTGCGGTATCTGCGATGGTGCTGACGATCTTGCTCGCGGTCCCTCTTGGCATCATCGCGGCGATCCGGCGTGGCAGCGCGATCGATTTGATCGCCCAGGTCCTCAGCCTGAGTGGTCTCTCTTTTCCGATCTTCTTCTTCGGGCTCCTGTTGCAGCTCGGATTGTCGAGGTGGTTGGGGTGGTTCCCGCTGTCCGGTCGGCTGGGAATCACGGCGCTCCCGCCGTCCCACCTGACCGGATTGTACGTGATCGACAGCCTGGCCACGGGAAACCTCGCCGGGTTGCGCAGCGCGCTGGCGCACCTGGCGCTCCCTAGTCTGACCCTCGCCCTCGCGTCGCTCGCTCCCACGGTTCGGATGACGCGCTCAACGATGCTCGAAGTGCTCTCCCAGGATTACATGCGAACGGCGTGGGCGAAGGGCCTTGTCCCCACGCGTATATTCCTCCGGCACGGCCTCCGGAATGCCCTGATCCCGATCGTCACCGTGCTCGGCCTGTACGCGAGCGGTCTCCTCGGCGGGGTGTTCCTGGTGGAGTTGATTTTTAACTGGCCAGGAGTGGGATTGTACAGTGTGAACGCGATCACCGCACTGGACTATTCGGCGATCATGGGCACCTCGCTGCTCCTCACGGTGGCGTTCGTGCTCATCAATCTCGCGGTGGACCTGCTCTATGCCTTCATCGACCCGCGCATACGGTACTAG
- a CDS encoding enoyl-CoA hydratase/isomerase family protein, translated as MFTTLVLSHSGRVSQIALSRPPLNLLTAEMLGELHAAFDLVRSRAETRSVILTGSGPRAFCAGADLNEESRPRDEGGRGLRDAGRRLVEEIETFPKPIVAAIRGWCIGGGTGLAWACDIRLAGTSAKFRAGDAYLGIIPTWSLGMVRLVHYIGRNRALDVLLLGDDINAERAAELGLVSLVVPDDQVDGEARRVAERLASGAPLALQAIKEGVRCQYREGVDQAAELEEHWARRILSSHDAREGIQAFRDRRAPQFRGE; from the coding sequence ATGTTCACAACGCTCGTGCTCTCCCACAGTGGGCGGGTTTCTCAGATTGCGCTCAGCCGGCCCCCCCTCAACCTGTTAACGGCGGAGATGTTAGGGGAACTTCACGCCGCCTTCGACCTGGTGCGGAGCCGAGCGGAGACGCGGTCAGTGATCCTGACGGGATCGGGACCTCGCGCGTTTTGCGCCGGGGCGGATTTGAACGAGGAGTCGCGACCCCGCGATGAAGGGGGCCGCGGCCTTCGCGACGCCGGTCGCCGTCTGGTGGAAGAGATCGAGACATTCCCCAAGCCGATCGTAGCCGCCATTCGAGGCTGGTGCATCGGCGGCGGGACGGGGCTGGCCTGGGCGTGCGATATTCGCCTTGCCGGGACGAGCGCAAAGTTCCGAGCGGGGGACGCCTATCTGGGGATTATCCCGACCTGGAGCCTGGGTATGGTGCGCCTCGTCCATTATATTGGGCGCAATCGGGCGTTGGATGTGCTGTTGTTGGGTGACGATATCAACGCTGAGCGGGCCGCGGAGCTCGGCCTGGTGAGCCTGGTGGTCCCCGATGATCAAGTCGATGGCGAGGCTCGGCGGGTCGCCGAGCGACTGGCGAGTGGCGCTCCCCTCGCGCTGCAAGCGATCAAGGAGGGGGTACGGTGTCAGTATCGCGAAGGGGTGGATCAGGCCGCGGAACTGGAAGAGCACTGGGCCCGGCGCATCCTCTCCTCCCACGATGCCCGCGAGGGGATCCAAGCTTTCCGAGATAGGCGAGCGCCTCAGTTCCGGGGCGAATAA
- a CDS encoding ABC transporter substrate-binding protein, with product MTGSDRLSRRSLLQTAGLGAAVLGAGAAGLGGLFQLRKAAAAAVGPDTLAVAQGLVVQTFDPQIVYDNTLVITRGFYEGLVSLKGGTPEIIPRLATSWKGTPDAREWTFKLRPGVRFHDGTTLTSEAVKIAVERLIKINRGLAYAFKGTVAKVDAPDPLTVRFSLTGPDAAFVAKLAAVSGALMVSPKAIADHAQGDDLGQGWLKDHEVGTGPYVLESYDKGAGQVVLSAFPGYWGGWQGSHLKRIIFKIVPEASTQRLMLEGGDADVLTVVAPDVIQAVVKEPGIKILEFPTMRIFYIAMNCQREPLKDPKIRQALSYAFDYPSAKDLIFNGHLDPLYGPLPNNDPAHLSASDKPYSFNMQKAKQLLSESSHPNGGFSLSCFLFAGDPTFRKAAEILQGQLKTLNIGVNIQELTSSVLLDKAAKPETAPDLLPVRNYPDYADPSAMILATFGKDAWGSAGWNFSFYANDKVEQMMAQANGMTDQQKRTQLFKESQKIIVQEAPAIFIGTLINQVAVRSNVQGYVYNPLLGNTFDLYAIHKS from the coding sequence ATGACAGGGAGTGATCGACTTTCCCGCCGGAGCCTGCTCCAAACGGCAGGACTGGGCGCCGCCGTGCTCGGGGCAGGCGCTGCTGGGCTCGGGGGGTTGTTCCAGCTCAGGAAGGCTGCTGCCGCTGCGGTCGGACCGGATACGCTGGCCGTTGCGCAGGGACTGGTGGTGCAGACGTTCGACCCTCAGATCGTGTACGACAATACCCTGGTGATTACACGCGGATTCTACGAGGGCCTCGTGTCCCTGAAAGGCGGTACCCCCGAGATCATTCCACGGCTTGCGACCTCTTGGAAGGGCACGCCGGATGCACGGGAGTGGACTTTCAAACTCCGCCCGGGTGTGCGGTTTCACGACGGCACGACATTGACGTCGGAGGCCGTGAAGATTGCCGTCGAGCGCTTGATCAAGATTAACCGCGGGCTGGCGTATGCTTTCAAGGGGACCGTGGCGAAGGTCGACGCCCCCGACCCGTTGACGGTCAGGTTTTCGCTCACCGGCCCCGACGCGGCGTTTGTCGCCAAGTTGGCCGCGGTCTCCGGGGCCCTGATGGTCAGCCCAAAGGCGATCGCGGATCACGCCCAGGGGGACGACCTTGGCCAGGGGTGGCTCAAGGATCACGAGGTCGGCACTGGGCCTTACGTGTTGGAGAGCTATGACAAGGGCGCCGGGCAGGTTGTGCTATCGGCGTTCCCCGGGTACTGGGGCGGGTGGCAGGGTTCTCACCTGAAGCGCATTATCTTCAAGATCGTGCCCGAGGCATCCACCCAGCGCCTGATGCTCGAGGGGGGTGACGCCGATGTCCTCACGGTCGTGGCGCCCGATGTCATCCAGGCCGTGGTCAAAGAACCTGGGATCAAGATTCTCGAGTTCCCAACGATGCGCATCTTCTACATCGCGATGAACTGTCAGCGTGAGCCGCTCAAAGACCCGAAAATCCGGCAGGCCCTATCCTACGCCTTCGACTACCCGAGCGCAAAAGACCTGATCTTCAACGGGCACCTCGATCCGCTGTACGGTCCGTTGCCCAACAATGATCCTGCGCACCTGTCAGCGTCCGACAAACCATATAGTTTCAATATGCAGAAAGCCAAGCAGCTGCTCAGTGAGTCGAGCCACCCGAACGGTGGGTTCAGCCTAAGCTGTTTTCTCTTTGCCGGAGACCCCACGTTTCGCAAGGCCGCAGAGATTCTCCAGGGACAGCTCAAAACTCTCAACATCGGCGTCAACATCCAGGAGCTCACCTCATCCGTCCTGCTGGACAAGGCCGCGAAGCCCGAGACCGCGCCCGACCTCCTGCCCGTCCGCAATTATCCGGACTACGCGGACCCCTCGGCGATGATCCTGGCGACGTTCGGCAAGGACGCGTGGGGATCGGCCGGGTGGAACTTCAGCTTCTACGCCAACGACAAGGTCGAGCAGATGATGGCGCAAGCGAATGGGATGACCGATCAACAAAAACGGACCCAGCTCTTCAAGGAGTCCCAGAAGATCATCGTGCAAGAGGCGCCGGCAATCTTCATCGGCACGCTGATCAACCAGGTGGCGGTCCGGTCCAACGTCCAGGGTTACGTCTACAATCCGTTGTTGGGGAATACGTTCGACTTGTACGCGATCCACAAGAGTTAA